The Sphingomonas sanxanigenens DSM 19645 = NX02 genome includes a region encoding these proteins:
- a CDS encoding CheR family methyltransferase codes for MIADDLDEEAIEVDLFLLALQRRHGYDLHHYAQASLRRRVKQAAVTLAGGSILDLTTRMLREPALLTEIIAGISVPVSEMFRDPFVFRTLRDEVLPVLASWPRIVIWQAGCAHGEETYSLAIQLEEAGLYDRTTIHATDFSTLALERAREGIYPLRYARDYARSYLEAGGQRSFTDYCRAGYEHIKMDDRLRRNIHFHNHNLTVDGPFCEAQLILCRNVLIYFDNVLQDQVVGLFASSLARGGFLCLGTKESLQFTASAAQLEPVDKRARIFRKTEVRRD; via the coding sequence ATGATCGCGGACGATCTGGACGAGGAGGCGATCGAGGTCGATCTGTTCCTGCTCGCGCTGCAGCGGCGCCACGGCTACGACCTGCACCATTATGCGCAGGCCTCGCTGCGCCGCCGGGTGAAGCAGGCCGCGGTGACGCTGGCCGGCGGCAGCATCCTCGACCTCACCACGCGGATGCTGCGCGAACCCGCGCTGCTGACCGAGATCATCGCCGGCATCTCTGTGCCGGTGTCCGAGATGTTCCGCGATCCGTTCGTCTTCCGCACGTTGCGCGACGAAGTGCTGCCGGTGCTCGCATCATGGCCGCGCATCGTGATCTGGCAGGCGGGCTGCGCGCATGGCGAGGAGACCTATTCGCTCGCCATCCAGCTGGAAGAGGCCGGGCTCTACGACCGGACGACGATCCACGCGACCGACTTCAGCACGCTCGCGCTCGAGCGCGCGAGGGAGGGCATCTACCCGCTGCGCTACGCGCGCGATTATGCGCGATCCTATCTCGAAGCGGGCGGGCAGCGCAGCTTCACGGATTACTGTCGCGCCGGCTACGAGCATATCAAGATGGATGATCGGCTGCGCCGCAACATCCACTTCCACAACCACAATCTGACGGTGGATGGGCCGTTCTGCGAGGCGCAGCTGATCCTCTGCCGCAACGTGCTGATCTATTTCGACAATGTGCTGCAGGACCAGGTGGTGGGCCTGTTCGCCAGCAGCCTCGCGCGGGGCGGCTTCCTGTGCCTGGGCACCAAGGAAAGCCTGCAGTTCACCGCGAGCGCGGCGCAACTCGAGCCCGTCGACAAGCGCGCCCGGATCTTCCGCAAGACCGAGGTCCGGCGTGACTGA
- a CDS encoding response regulator, with protein MPDARPTSTTDSVGDETRHGDNWLQRISVRWKLIAAFGLLLLMILATRGINIVVQQNLADASRWAAHTHVVLRAFDRLRLAAADSEAGLEDAMVLRGAAARRQVDSGQGEFDEAVAALDRLTADNPTQQQRLQRIMTLVDDWRTNAVVPMQAAIRRGDSPETIERLLLRGRGIRDRLLGEIERGQRDEQRLLEVRNARMNRLLSLVQTIGWITLAIGIAIVLLSLRFTQRQVVEPLTRTAELMSRLVRGDRDFAVEGVRRGDELGELARGLTRFQGHLAELDRVATVKTGVAETMTAIQSTDGIDDFTQRLLQALIGCLQAQIAILYIPEADGETLRFAGGIGLDADAARGLRFRPGEGLVGQSAASRQPVRLNDLPSDYFRIRSGSGEIAPTTVWIVPVLVRGRLMAALEFASVAPFDEKDQAFLNELLPVLGVSIENLMRARRTQELLSETQAQAIELKASEESLRTQEEELRATNDALQANARRLRASEEELRTHTEELEASNEELRQRTDQLAAEKRRVEIAQAEIEAKARDVEQASRYKSEFLANMSHELRTPLNSLLILSRELAQNRSGNLGPDDVESAQYVHEAGASLLRLINDILDLSKIESGRMELAVHELRLGDLAGELLRHFRHVAAEKALTLDVTVEDGAPEAIRTDTAKLSQITNNLLSNAFKFTGTGGAVVVTIGRAAAEGMIRIAVQDSGIGIPEDKLSKVFEAFEQVDASTSRQYGGTGLGLAIARNLARALGGDLTLESRLGEGSRFTLTLPERIEAVSTVAPSLPAPAPSASTSAPTPTAAPVQPAKRTDPPAILSPGGDVVPTDVVGDDRRLIQPGAAVILIVEDDLRFAKIMLDVVRSKNYAGLVAGDGESGIALARRYKPRGILLDAMLPGMDGWTVIERLKEDDGTRHIPVHFISATDEAPRARALGAIGFLTKPVTREDIADVFGRFEHYAGERMRRVLVVEDDEGVRLSVRKLIAAPGLEIVEAGAGAEGLARLAEAPFDCIVLDLGLPDMDGFTFLAEARAHGEIPPVVVYSGRDLTPEENLRLHEYTDSVVIKGARSVDRLVDEVSLFLHAVRAPSPEQGKTGSLAGRNVLIVDDDVRNLYALAKALRAQGLVVRVVQGGQQALDLLDGENEIELVLMDIMMPGMDGYETMRQLRQRPRYRDIPIIALTAKAMMDDRQKCLDAGASDYLPKPIDLDRLLSQAQVWLGSR; from the coding sequence ATGCCCGACGCGCGCCCGACCTCGACGACCGACAGCGTGGGGGACGAGACCCGGCACGGTGACAACTGGCTGCAGCGCATTTCGGTCCGCTGGAAGCTGATCGCGGCGTTCGGCCTGTTGCTCCTGATGATCCTCGCCACGCGCGGGATCAACATCGTCGTTCAACAGAACCTGGCCGACGCCAGCCGCTGGGCGGCCCACACCCATGTCGTGCTGCGTGCGTTCGATCGGTTGCGCCTTGCGGCGGCCGACAGCGAAGCCGGGCTGGAGGATGCGATGGTGCTGCGCGGCGCGGCGGCGCGCCGGCAGGTGGATAGCGGGCAGGGCGAGTTCGACGAGGCGGTTGCGGCGCTGGACCGGCTGACCGCGGACAATCCCACGCAGCAGCAGCGGTTGCAGCGGATCATGACCCTGGTCGACGATTGGCGCACCAACGCGGTTGTGCCGATGCAGGCGGCGATCCGGCGCGGCGATTCGCCCGAGACCATCGAACGGTTGCTGCTGCGCGGGCGGGGCATCCGCGACCGGCTGCTGGGCGAGATCGAGCGGGGGCAGCGCGACGAACAGCGTTTGCTCGAGGTTCGCAACGCGCGGATGAACCGGCTGCTGTCGCTCGTCCAGACGATCGGCTGGATCACCCTCGCGATCGGCATAGCCATCGTGCTGCTGTCGCTGCGCTTCACGCAGCGGCAGGTGGTCGAGCCGCTGACCCGCACCGCCGAGCTGATGAGCCGGTTGGTGCGCGGCGATCGCGATTTCGCGGTCGAAGGCGTTCGTCGCGGCGATGAACTGGGCGAACTGGCGCGCGGGCTGACCCGGTTCCAGGGCCATCTCGCAGAACTGGATCGCGTGGCGACGGTCAAGACCGGCGTCGCCGAAACGATGACGGCGATCCAGTCGACCGATGGCATCGACGATTTCACGCAGCGGTTGTTGCAGGCGCTGATCGGATGCCTGCAAGCGCAGATTGCCATCCTCTACATACCCGAGGCCGATGGGGAGACGCTGCGATTCGCCGGCGGGATCGGGCTCGATGCAGACGCCGCCCGCGGTCTGCGATTCCGGCCGGGCGAAGGGCTGGTGGGCCAATCCGCCGCAAGCCGGCAGCCGGTACGGCTGAACGACCTGCCGTCCGATTATTTCCGCATCCGCTCGGGCAGCGGAGAGATCGCGCCCACGACGGTGTGGATCGTTCCCGTCCTCGTTCGGGGGCGGCTGATGGCGGCGCTCGAGTTCGCGTCGGTCGCGCCGTTCGACGAGAAGGACCAGGCCTTCCTGAACGAGCTGCTGCCGGTGCTGGGCGTTTCGATCGAGAATCTCATGCGCGCGCGGCGGACGCAGGAGCTGCTGTCCGAAACGCAGGCGCAGGCGATCGAGCTCAAGGCGTCCGAGGAAAGCCTGCGCACGCAGGAAGAGGAACTGCGGGCAACCAACGACGCGCTGCAGGCCAACGCCCGGCGGCTGCGCGCCTCCGAAGAGGAATTGCGCACGCACACCGAGGAATTGGAGGCCTCCAACGAGGAATTGCGCCAGCGCACCGATCAGCTCGCCGCGGAGAAGCGCCGGGTGGAGATCGCGCAGGCCGAGATCGAGGCCAAGGCGCGCGACGTGGAGCAGGCCAGCCGCTACAAATCCGAATTCCTCGCCAATATGAGCCATGAGCTGCGCACGCCGCTCAACAGCCTGCTGATCCTCTCGCGCGAACTGGCGCAGAACCGCAGCGGCAATCTGGGGCCGGACGATGTCGAATCGGCGCAATATGTTCATGAGGCGGGCGCCAGCCTGCTGCGGCTCATCAACGACATCCTCGATCTGTCCAAGATCGAATCGGGCCGGATGGAGCTTGCGGTGCACGAGCTGCGGCTGGGCGACCTCGCCGGCGAACTGTTGCGCCATTTCCGCCACGTCGCTGCCGAGAAGGCGCTGACGCTGGACGTGACGGTGGAGGATGGCGCCCCCGAGGCGATCCGCACCGACACCGCGAAGCTCAGCCAGATCACCAACAATCTGCTGAGCAACGCGTTCAAGTTCACCGGCACCGGCGGGGCGGTGGTGGTGACGATCGGCCGCGCCGCCGCCGAGGGCATGATCCGGATCGCGGTGCAGGACAGCGGTATCGGCATTCCCGAAGACAAGCTTTCCAAGGTGTTCGAGGCGTTCGAGCAGGTCGATGCCAGCACCAGCCGGCAATATGGCGGCACCGGACTGGGGCTCGCGATCGCGCGCAACCTGGCACGCGCGCTGGGCGGCGACCTGACCCTCGAGAGCAGGCTGGGCGAGGGCAGCCGCTTCACGCTCACCTTGCCCGAGCGGATCGAGGCGGTGTCGACGGTGGCGCCGTCGCTGCCGGCGCCGGCCCCGTCCGCCTCCACCTCCGCCCCCACCCCCACCGCTGCCCCCGTACAGCCCGCCAAGCGCACCGATCCGCCCGCGATTCTGTCTCCGGGCGGCGACGTCGTCCCCACCGACGTCGTCGGCGACGACCGGCGGCTGATCCAGCCGGGGGCCGCCGTGATCCTGATCGTCGAGGACGATCTGCGCTTCGCGAAGATCATGCTCGATGTCGTGCGGTCCAAAAATTATGCCGGGCTCGTCGCCGGCGACGGCGAGAGCGGCATCGCGCTCGCGCGCCGCTACAAGCCGCGCGGCATCCTGCTCGACGCGATGCTGCCCGGCATGGATGGCTGGACGGTGATTGAGCGGCTGAAGGAGGATGATGGCACCCGCCACATCCCGGTGCATTTCATCTCCGCGACCGACGAGGCGCCGCGTGCGCGCGCGCTCGGCGCGATCGGCTTCCTCACCAAGCCGGTCACGCGTGAGGACATCGCCGACGTGTTCGGCCGGTTCGAGCATTATGCGGGTGAGCGGATGCGCCGGGTGCTGGTGGTCGAGGATGATGAGGGCGTGCGGCTGTCCGTCCGCAAGCTGATCGCGGCCCCGGGGCTCGAGATCGTCGAGGCCGGGGCGGGCGCCGAAGGGCTCGCGCGGCTGGCGGAGGCGCCGTTCGACTGTATCGTGCTCGACCTGGGGCTGCCCGACATGGACGGCTTCACCTTCCTGGCGGAAGCGCGCGCGCATGGCGAGATCCCGCCGGTGGTGGTCTATTCGGGCCGCGACCTGACGCCGGAGGAAAATCTGCGCCTGCACGAATATACCGACAGTGTCGTCATCAAGGGCGCGCGCTCGGTCGACCGGCTGGTCGACGAGGTCAGCCTGTTCCTCCACGCGGTGCGCGCGCCCTCGCCCGAGCAGGGCAAGACCGGCTCGCTTGCGGGGCGCAACGTGCTGATCGTCGACGACGATGTGCGCAACCTCTACGCACTGGCCAAGGCGCTGCGCGCGCAGGGGCTCGTCGTGCGCGTGGTGCAGGGCGGCCAGCAGGCGCTTGACCTGCTCGATGGCGAGAACGAGATCGAACTCGTGCTGATGGACATCATGATGCCGGGAATGGACGGCTATGAGACGATGCGGCAGCTGCGCCAGCGGCCGCGCTATCGCGACATCCCGATCATCGCGCTCACCGCGAAGGCGATGATGGACGATCGCCAGAAATGCCTCGACGCCGGCGCCAGCGACTATCTGCCCAAGCCGATCGACCTCGACCGGCTGCTGTCGCAGGCGCAGGTCTGGCTCGGCAGCCGCTGA
- the rpmI gene encoding 50S ribosomal protein L35 translates to MPKLKTKSGVKKRFKITATGKIKHGVAGKRHRLISHNGKYIRQNRGTSVLSEADTATVKAWAPYGLR, encoded by the coding sequence ATGCCCAAGCTCAAGACCAAGAGCGGTGTGAAGAAGCGCTTCAAGATCACCGCGACGGGCAAGATCAAGCACGGCGTGGCCGGCAAGCGCCACCGCCTGATCAGCCACAACGGCAAGTATATCCGCCAGAACCGCGGCACCTCTGTCCTGTCCGAAGCCGATACGGCGACGGTCAAGGCCTGGGCCCCCTACGGCCTGCGCTAA
- the rplT gene encoding 50S ribosomal protein L20, with translation MARVKRGTTTRAKHNRILDQAKGYYGRRKNTIRIARQAVEKAGQYAYRDRKVKKRNFRALWIQRINAAVRAEGLTYGVFMHGLKLAGIDLDRKVLADIAMHEGEAFSAIIAQAKAALPEGARVAA, from the coding sequence ATGGCACGTGTAAAACGCGGTACGACGACGCGGGCGAAGCACAACCGCATCCTCGACCAGGCGAAGGGCTATTATGGCCGTCGCAAGAACACCATCCGCATCGCCCGCCAGGCGGTGGAGAAGGCGGGGCAGTACGCCTATCGCGACCGCAAGGTTAAGAAGCGGAACTTCCGCGCGCTGTGGATCCAGCGCATCAACGCCGCCGTGCGCGCCGAAGGCCTGACCTACGGCGTGTTCATGCACGGCCTCAAGCTCGCCGGCATCGACCTCGACCGCAAGGTCCTGGCCGATATCGCGATGCATGAGGGTGAGGCGTTCAGCGCGATCATCGCGCAGGCGAAGGCCGCTCTTCCCGAAGGCGCGCGCGTCGCTGCCTGA
- a CDS encoding phytanoyl-CoA dioxygenase family protein, which produces MPFVPDAAHGLRAHAIDQFIARGFVRIDQAFSPETARAAREILWRDLPGTPDDPSGWRQPVVRLGHYAQPPFQEAARSPVLERAFDQLVGPGRWQRLGALGTFPVRFPLPDDPGDTGWHIDVSFGTDAPDFLDWRANVFSRGRALLLLFLFSDVGIDDAPTRIRVGSHVDIARALAPAGDAGLTLRELAAGNFGGSDGRPEVPAVGRAGSVYLCHPFLVHSARAHRGSEPRFLAQPPLLPADPAARVLRADGDTPIERAIR; this is translated from the coding sequence ATGCCTTTCGTCCCTGACGCCGCGCACGGTTTGCGCGCGCACGCCATCGACCAGTTCATCGCCCGCGGCTTCGTCCGCATCGACCAGGCCTTTTCCCCCGAGACCGCCCGGGCGGCGCGCGAGATCCTGTGGCGCGATCTGCCGGGCACGCCCGACGATCCGTCAGGCTGGCGCCAGCCCGTCGTCCGTCTTGGCCATTATGCCCAGCCGCCCTTCCAGGAAGCGGCGCGGAGCCCGGTGCTGGAACGCGCCTTCGACCAGCTCGTCGGCCCCGGCCGCTGGCAGCGCCTGGGCGCGCTCGGCACGTTTCCCGTGCGCTTCCCCTTGCCCGACGATCCCGGCGATACCGGCTGGCATATCGATGTCAGCTTCGGCACCGACGCGCCCGATTTTCTCGACTGGCGCGCCAATGTCTTCAGCCGCGGCCGCGCGCTGCTGCTGCTGTTCCTCTTCTCCGACGTCGGCATCGACGATGCGCCGACGCGGATCCGGGTGGGATCGCATGTCGACATCGCCCGCGCGCTGGCGCCGGCCGGCGACGCCGGGCTGACGTTGCGCGAACTGGCTGCAGGCAATTTCGGCGGATCGGACGGGCGGCCGGAGGTGCCGGCTGTCGGCCGCGCGGGCAGCGTCTATCTGTGCCACCCGTTCCTCGTCCATTCGGCGCGGGCGCACCGCGGCAGCGAGCCGCGCTTCCTTGCGCAGCCGCCGCTGCTGCCCGCCGACCCGGCGGCGCGCGTGCTGCGCGCGGATGGCGACACGCCGATCGAGCGCGCCATTCGCTGA
- a CDS encoding c-type cytochrome, with protein MDNRFNTIAGWVLAGGIAALGLSILTGEYFHPERPEKMGYPIEGVELEGEGTAADAGPPIETLLASADGAKGAEVFKKCAACHTINQGGANGIGPNLYGTMGEPIGQGKGGFAFSDPLKAVGGNWDWAKMNAWLTSPRKFAPGTKMTFAGLSKPEDRANLMVYLNQQGSNLPLPAAPAAAAAPDGDAAAAEANGGGNNEAAAAPEGNDAEPAANASE; from the coding sequence ATGGACAATCGCTTCAATACGATCGCGGGCTGGGTTCTCGCCGGGGGTATCGCGGCGTTGGGGCTCTCGATCCTGACGGGCGAATATTTCCATCCCGAGCGGCCCGAGAAGATGGGCTACCCCATCGAGGGCGTCGAACTGGAAGGCGAAGGCACTGCCGCGGACGCCGGGCCGCCGATCGAGACGCTGCTCGCCAGCGCGGATGGGGCCAAGGGTGCCGAGGTATTCAAGAAGTGCGCGGCCTGTCACACGATCAACCAGGGCGGCGCGAACGGTATCGGCCCCAATCTGTACGGCACGATGGGTGAGCCGATTGGCCAGGGCAAGGGCGGTTTCGCCTTCTCCGATCCGCTGAAGGCGGTCGGCGGCAATTGGGACTGGGCGAAGATGAACGCGTGGCTCACCTCGCCGCGCAAGTTCGCGCCGGGCACCAAGATGACCTTCGCTGGCCTCTCCAAGCCGGAAGATCGCGCCAATCTGATGGTCTATCTCAACCAGCAGGGATCCAACCTGCCGTTGCCCGCGGCTCCGGCGGCAGCCGCGGCGCCCGACGGCGATGCGGCGGCAGCCGAAGCCAATGGCGGCGGCAACAACGAAGCCGCGGCGGCGCCGGAAGGCAATGACGCCGAGCCGGCGGCCAACGCGTCGGAATAA
- a CDS encoding prephenate dehydratase, which translates to MESYPAPARPIVAGMIEAAAREPQRAVAFQGAPGANSHIAVAQAFPDALPLPCFSFEDAIDAVREGRADCAMIPIENSLHGRVADMHFLLPESGLVITGEHFLGIHYCLVGLTPDAAVVEAMSHPQALGQCRNWLRARGIRPIPYPDTAGAAALVAELGNPRIGAIVPPLAAETYGLPILETGLEDAAHNMTRFVVLARDSGTVTGPGPFVTTFIFEVKNVPAALYKALGGFATNGLNMTKLESYQRGASFAATEFYCDIEGHPDDPTLSRALEELKFHTKWVRILGTYPQARKRG; encoded by the coding sequence ATGGAAAGCTATCCCGCCCCCGCCCGGCCGATCGTCGCCGGCATGATCGAGGCCGCAGCGCGCGAGCCGCAGCGCGCCGTCGCCTTCCAGGGCGCGCCCGGCGCCAACTCGCATATCGCGGTTGCGCAGGCCTTTCCCGATGCGCTGCCGCTGCCCTGTTTCAGCTTCGAGGATGCGATCGACGCCGTTCGCGAGGGGCGCGCCGACTGCGCGATGATCCCGATCGAGAATTCGCTGCACGGCCGCGTGGCGGACATGCACTTCCTGCTGCCCGAATCGGGGCTGGTAATCACCGGAGAGCATTTCCTCGGCATCCATTATTGCCTCGTCGGCCTCACGCCCGATGCCGCGGTCGTCGAGGCGATGAGCCATCCGCAGGCGCTGGGCCAGTGCCGCAACTGGCTGCGCGCGCGCGGCATCAGGCCGATTCCCTATCCCGACACCGCCGGCGCGGCCGCGCTCGTCGCGGAACTGGGCAATCCCCGAATCGGCGCGATCGTGCCGCCGCTCGCCGCGGAGACCTATGGCCTGCCGATCCTGGAAACCGGGCTTGAGGACGCCGCGCACAACATGACGCGCTTCGTCGTCCTCGCGCGGGATTCAGGCACGGTAACGGGCCCCGGCCCGTTCGTGACGACCTTCATCTTCGAAGTGAAGAACGTGCCTGCCGCGCTCTACAAGGCGCTGGGCGGCTTCGCGACCAACGGCCTCAACATGACCAAGCTGGAAAGCTACCAGCGCGGCGCCAGTTTCGCGGCCACCGAATTCTACTGCGATATCGAGGGGCATCCCGACGATCCCACGCTCAGCCGCGCGCTGGAGGAACTGAAGTTCCACACCAAATGGGTGCGCATCCTCGGTACCTATCCGCAGGCACGCAAGCGGGGCTGA